In Capsicum annuum cultivar UCD-10X-F1 chromosome 11, UCD10Xv1.1, whole genome shotgun sequence, one genomic interval encodes:
- the LOC107847109 gene encoding casparian strip membrane protein 2, translating to MKAVSIEAGEASKAKKVHGVNRGISVFDLVLRVVALAATLGSAVAMGTADQALPFSTQIVNFEAQYDDIDAFKFFVVSNAIACVYLALSIPISIFHIMRRRAGKSRVLLIVLDAIMLVFLTSGASAAAAIVYLAHNGNTSANWFSICQQYTDFCQRSAGSLIGSFGAMALMVLLIIFSAIALSRR from the exons ATGAAGGCAGTATCAATTGAAGCTGGAGAAGCATCAAAGGCCAAAAAAGTTCATGGAGTGAACAGAGGGATATCTGTATTTGATCTAGTATTACGTGTCGTTGCACTTGCTGCAACCTTAGGAAGTGCTGTGGCAATGGGTACTGCAGATCAAGCACTTCCATTTAGTACACAGATTGTAAATTTTGAGGCTCAATATGATGATATCGACGCGTTTAA GTTCTTTGTTGTTTCGAATGCTATAGCTTGTGTATATCTTGCACTTTCTATCCCTATTTCGATCTTTCACATTATGAGAAGAAGGGCAGGAAAGAGCAGAGTTTTGCTCATTGTTCTAGACGCG ATAATGCTGGTTTTTCTCACATCGGGAGCATCTGCAGCAGCCGCGATTGTGTATTTGGCACATAATGGGAACACTTCAGCTAACTGGTTTTCGATATGCCAACAGTATACAGATTTCTGCCAGCGTTCTGCTGGATCGCTTATTGGCTCGTTTGGTGCAATGGCGTTGATGGTTCTGCTTATTATTTTCTCAGCTATCGCATTATCCAGGAGATAA
- the LOC107846834 gene encoding photosynthetic NDH subunit of lumenal location 2, chloroplastic isoform X2: protein MSTFTNPTTLFHPKITITKNHHTQYKTQPKIQSNLSSDEEKSSCRRKLIATFLATPLTLGLQSTPLALAENWGVRSFLREHFFEPGLSPEDAVARIRQTADGLHSIKEMLETNSWRVPESRKESYIKTANELTDNMAEFDYYIRTPKIYESRVFYEKTLKSIDELVALLA from the exons ATGAGCACTTTCACAAATCCCACAACTTTGTTCCATCCAAAAATCACCATAACAAAAAATCATCACACACAATACAAGACACAACCCAAAATCCAATCAAACTTATCAAGTGATGAAGAAAAATCTTCATGCAGACGAAAACTCATCGCGACATTTCTAGCCACGCCATTGACACTAGGCCTACAATCTACCCCGTTAGCATTGGCTGAAAATTGGGGCGTTCGATCATTTTTAAGGGAACATTTCTTTGAACCTGGATTGTCACCTGAAGATGCAGTGGCACGAATTCGCCAAACAGCAGATGGACTACATAGCATTAAAGAGATGTTGGAGACCAATTCATGGAG GGTGCCTGAAAGTCGAAAAGAGTCTTATATTAAAACTGCCAATGAGCTGACTGATAACATGGCTGAG TTTGATTACTACATCCGAACTCCAAAGATATACGAATCTCGTGTATTCTACGAGAAGACGTTGAAATCAATTGATGAATTGGTGGCATTGCTAGCATAG
- the LOC107846834 gene encoding photosynthetic NDH subunit of lumenal location 2, chloroplastic isoform X1: MSTFTNPTTLFHPKITITKNHHTQYKTQPKIQSNLSSDEEKSSCRRKLIATFLATPLTLGLQSTPLALAENWGVRSFLREHFFEPGLSPEDAVARIRQTADGLHSIKEMLETNSWRYVLFYIRLKSAYLKQDMKNALSRVPESRKESYIKTANELTDNMAEFDYYIRTPKIYESRVFYEKTLKSIDELVALLA, encoded by the exons ATGAGCACTTTCACAAATCCCACAACTTTGTTCCATCCAAAAATCACCATAACAAAAAATCATCACACACAATACAAGACACAACCCAAAATCCAATCAAACTTATCAAGTGATGAAGAAAAATCTTCATGCAGACGAAAACTCATCGCGACATTTCTAGCCACGCCATTGACACTAGGCCTACAATCTACCCCGTTAGCATTGGCTGAAAATTGGGGCGTTCGATCATTTTTAAGGGAACATTTCTTTGAACCTGGATTGTCACCTGAAGATGCAGTGGCACGAATTCGCCAAACAGCAGATGGACTACATAGCATTAAAGAGATGTTGGAGACCAATTCATGGAGGTATGTCTTGTTTTATATTCGTCTTAAATCAGCTTATCTTAAACAGGACATGAAGAATGCCTTGTCCAGGGTGCCTGAAAGTCGAAAAGAGTCTTATATTAAAACTGCCAATGAGCTGACTGATAACATGGCTGAG TTTGATTACTACATCCGAACTCCAAAGATATACGAATCTCGTGTATTCTACGAGAAGACGTTGAAATCAATTGATGAATTGGTGGCATTGCTAGCATAG